The window ATACGCGTGGGCGACATGGCACCCGGAACCGAGCTGGTCTCGGGGGCTCGCTTCACCATCGCGTCGGACCGGTGCACCGGTGACGCCTCCCGTGCATGTATCACCTACACCGGTCTCGCTGCCGACCTCTCGGTCGGTGATCGTATCCTCCTTGACGACGGCCGCATCGAGCTCGAGGTCACGGCAACGGACACAGCCGCGGCCTTGGTTGAGACGGTGGTGCTCGCCGGCGGAGTGCTCGCCAGCAACAAGGGCGTCAATGTCCCGGGGGTCACGCTCGCCGTCGATCCCATCACCGCCGAGGACCGAGCCGTGATCGCCTGGGCGTGCGAGGCGGATGTCGACTTTATCGGGCAGTCGTTCGTACGGTCGGCCGATGACGTGCATGCTCTGCGCTCGATGATGGCGAGACGGATCCCCATCGTCGCCAAGATCGAGAAGCACGAGGCTGTCGCACAGGTCGAAGCCATCGTCGAGGCCGCCGATGCTGTGATGGTCGCTCGCGGCGATCTGGGGGTCGAGACCGCACCCGAACAGGTCCCGGTCATCCAACGCAAGACGATCACGGCGGCACGCCGCGGCGGCAAACCCGTGGTCATCGCCACACAGATGCTCGAATCGATGACACACGATCCGGCCCCCACGCGCGCCGAGGCCAGTGACGTCGCGAACGCAATCTTCTCGCGGGCCGATGCGGTAATGCTGTCAGGCGAGACGGCCGTGGGGGCGCACCCCGTGCTCGTAGTCGAGACGATGTCGCGTATCGCTTCGACCGCCGAGGAGGCTGTGGGAGAGCAGGCGAGGGATGAGCACGACGTGACCACAGATGTTCAGATCGCTGTGAGCGCTGCCGTCTGCGATCTCGCCGCCGACTTGGGCCTAGCGGCCATCGTCCCGGTCACGCGTTCCGGCGCCACAGCCTTTGCGGTCGCGCGCCACAGGCCTGAGCGACCGATCGTGGCGGTGACTCCCGACGACGCGGTGGCCCGCGGGCTCGGGCTCGTGTGGGGAGTGCGCGCGATCGTCGTCGGGTTCTCGGAGGACACCGACGTCTTGCTCGACGAGACGTGCGATGCGCTGGTCGAATCGGGCTCTGTAGCACGAGGCAGCAAGATTGCGATCACCGCAGGTCGAGCGTCGCGGCACATCGGCGGGACCGACTTCATTCTCGTTCGAGAGGTCTAGATACACCGTCTGAGCAGGCATTTTGCTGAGGGTGCTGTCGAAGCTGGCCGCGTCGAACACCTGTTCGTATCACTCAACCTCAACCTTACCTCTAGGCGACAGCGCGATTCTTTGGTGCTACCATCAGTCGCGAGGCGGCCTGCCCGGTCGCCGAATCGCTGACCTGCACATAGGACTCTGAGGTATGACGCCGAGGAACACGCAGCTAGGGGTTTCAGCGAGCGCAGTAAGGGCGACCTCAATGAGGTTGCCGCAGCCTGCGCCGTCTTCGGCATCCCGAAAACGCACACAGCACACTCCTGCTGCCAAGGCGGCCGTGCGCACCCGCAAACCCACTTCCGTTCGCGAGCAGGTCACGTCGTCCATCGCCCATCGCTGGTGGCTTCTGCCGCTCGTCGTGATCACGGCGGTGGCGCTGTTCATCGCGGCCTACTATCCGGTTGCGCGAGTCGACTACCGAGAGACCCGCGAGCGGGCACGGCTGCAGGCCGAGCTCGACGCTATCAGGTCTCGAAACGACCGTCTCAGCGCGCAGGTCGACCGACTCCGTACGCCCGAGGGTGTCGAGGATTACGCCCGGCTTCAGCTCGGCATGGTCAAGAGCGGCGAGCACCAGATGGTCGTCATCGACGGCACCGAGACCACGCAGGTCGCATCGGTCGCACTCGCGCCCGAGATCGACTCTCAGGAGGCGGTGAAGCCGCCGGTCGGCCAGTGGACGGCCTTCCTCGACGCGGTCTTCGGCGTCCAGTGACCCTGTCGGGCGGGCCCGACGCTCTCTGGGAGCGGGAGTCTGAGCTCGTCGCCGCCCAGATCGGTCGGACGCCGCGCGAGCCGTACCGGGTAGCCGCGCGCTGCAGCTTTCATCGGCCGACTGTGATCGTTTCCCCGTCGCGTCTGGCCGATGGTACGCCGTTTCCCACACTGGCGTGGCTGACCTGCCCGCATCTCGCCGAAGCCGTCGCCGCCGAGGAGTCCTCCGGCGCCGTCGCGCGCTTCGCGGCACGCGCCGCGAGCGACGAGTCGCTCGCGGGTGCGCTTCGCGCACTCGACGCCCGCGTCCGTGAGCTGCGAGCGGCCGAATCCGGGGGCGTCGATGCGTGCCCCACCGTCGGTATCGGAGGGCAGCGCGACCCGCTCGGCGTGAAGTGCCTGCACCTGCACGTGGCGCTCGCGTTGCTCGGCGAGGCCGATCCGATCGGCGCCGAGTTCCTGGCTGGCGTGGCGCACGAATGCGTCGACGATCGCTGCGCCGGGCCTGTATGCCCGGCGACCGAACAGGGGGATGCATGAGCCAGACCATGCGGCTCGCCGCAGTGGACATCGGCACCGTGACGGCCCGGATGCTGGTCGCCGACGTGAGCGCGACAGGCATCACAGAGGTTGAGCGGCGCACCGACATCGTGCACCTCGGACAGGGACTGGCCGCGTCAGGGCGGCTGTCGGCCGATGCCATCGAGCGTCTGCGAGCAGTCGTGTCGGGCTACTCGACGGCGATCGCGGATCACGGCGTGGCGGCGACCACCGCCGTCGCGACCAGTGCGAGCCGGGATGCGAGCAACGGCGATGAGATGCTCGCGGCGCTCGCCTCGGTGGGCGTGGAGCCACGAATCATCGACGGTGAGACCGAGGCTCGGCTGTCATTTTTCGGCGCGGCGTACTCCGTCACCGGCGATGGGCTGCTCGTGGTCGACGTGGGCGGAGGTTCCACGGAGCTCATCTTCGGCTCGTCGGAGCTCGATGACGGTGGGCGCGTGTGCGATATCGAGGCCATGCGCTCCATCGATGTGGGGTCGCGGCGGATCACCGAGATGTTCCTCGCTTCGGACCCACCGACATCCCGCGAGCTCGATGAGGCGCGCGGCTACGTGACCTCGCAGGTCAGGCCGTTCTTCGAGACGTTGCGATCAAAGCCCAGGACGATGGTGTCGCTTGCGGGCGCCGCGACGACCTTCTCGGCGATCGAACTCGAGCTCGCGTCGTACGATTCCGAGCGGGTGCACCTGAGCTGTCTGACCGGTCCTCGGCTCACCGACATCATCGACACGCTGTCGGGGCTGCCGCTTGCACGTCGCCGCGAGGTCGTGGGGCTGCATCCGGAGCGGGCTTCCGTGATCGTCGGCGGTGGCATCGTCATCGAGACCGTGCTTGCGCTTGCCGGGCTGGACTCCACACTCGTGAGCGAGCACGACATCCTGTATGGGATACTTCTCGACACCTATCGCGACCTGCGTCACGGGGCCGAAACCGGGCGCGGTGAGCATGACGCGTAGGGGCGTGGCGGCGTATCCGAATTGGCACAGGAAGCGGACTTAAAATCCGCCGGTCCTCACGGACCATGTGGGTTCGACTCCCACCGCCGCTACCAGCGCACGCACCGCGCGGCGAGGCGCTTGCGCCTTGTTCGCGCTGAAGCACGACGATGGGATACTACGCCCGGGGGCGGTTACTCCCGGCGAAGACGCGATGCGACGGAGGAGGCATGGCACCGATGGCAGACGATGCGCCCGCGAGGCTGTACGCAGCCTTCGTGAGCCATGACGCCGCTGCGGCGATCAACGTCATCGAGCGCGCCAAGCGCAGCGGGGTTGCGCAGGCGCAGCTGTTCGACCGCATCTTCGCGCCTGCGATGTCGCTTCTCGGCGGGGCG of the Coriobacteriia bacterium genome contains:
- the pyk gene encoding pyruvate kinase, with product MRRTRIVATLGPSTDDPQVLDGLIAAGVDVVRLNAAHGTVAHMDTRLGAVRAAAARCGRQLGVLVDLAGPKIRVGDMAPGTELVSGARFTIASDRCTGDASRACITYTGLAADLSVGDRILLDDGRIELEVTATDTAAALVETVVLAGGVLASNKGVNVPGVTLAVDPITAEDRAVIAWACEADVDFIGQSFVRSADDVHALRSMMARRIPIVAKIEKHEAVAQVEAIVEAADAVMVARGDLGVETAPEQVPVIQRKTITAARRGGKPVVIATQMLESMTHDPAPTRAEASDVANAIFSRADAVMLSGETAVGAHPVLVVETMSRIASTAEEAVGEQARDEHDVTTDVQIAVSAAVCDLAADLGLAAIVPVTRSGATAFAVARHRPERPIVAVTPDDAVARGLGLVWGVRAIVVGFSEDTDVLLDETCDALVESGSVARGSKIAITAGRASRHIGGTDFILVREV
- a CDS encoding septum formation initiator family protein translates to MRTRKPTSVREQVTSSIAHRWWLLPLVVITAVALFIAAYYPVARVDYRETRERARLQAELDAIRSRNDRLSAQVDRLRTPEGVEDYARLQLGMVKSGEHQMVVIDGTETTQVASVALAPEIDSQEAVKPPVGQWTAFLDAVFGVQ
- a CDS encoding DUF501 domain-containing protein yields the protein MSGGPDALWERESELVAAQIGRTPREPYRVAARCSFHRPTVIVSPSRLADGTPFPTLAWLTCPHLAEAVAAEESSGAVARFAARAASDESLAGALRALDARVRELRAAESGGVDACPTVGIGGQRDPLGVKCLHLHVALALLGEADPIGAEFLAGVAHECVDDRCAGPVCPATEQGDA
- a CDS encoding Ppx/GppA family phosphatase, coding for MSQTMRLAAVDIGTVTARMLVADVSATGITEVERRTDIVHLGQGLAASGRLSADAIERLRAVVSGYSTAIADHGVAATTAVATSASRDASNGDEMLAALASVGVEPRIIDGETEARLSFFGAAYSVTGDGLLVVDVGGGSTELIFGSSELDDGGRVCDIEAMRSIDVGSRRITEMFLASDPPTSRELDEARGYVTSQVRPFFETLRSKPRTMVSLAGAATTFSAIELELASYDSERVHLSCLTGPRLTDIIDTLSGLPLARRREVVGLHPERASVIVGGGIVIETVLALAGLDSTLVSEHDILYGILLDTYRDLRHGAETGRGEHDA